The Poriferisphaera corsica DNA segment CACTGTTCTAATGAATAGTTAGGCGCTGACACCGCGGCCAAAATTTCCGAGGTCTCAATATCAAGTACCACCACCGAACCCGCTAGTGGTGTCCCCTTCGGCTGAGGATAATCATCAAATTTATGCCATTGTTGTACCTGGAAAAAACCATACTGAGGTGAAAGCAGCGCTTGAATCCGTCCCTGTAACAGGATATCCAAACTCAAACGGACATCTTTTCCTCGCAATGGCTGCTGTTCTTCGACAACCTCTCCCAATTCCTTAATCTGATAGCCACGCTTCCCACGAAGCGTATCTTCCATTGTCGCTTCAATACCCGTCAAACCCGCGCTATCATTGTTCGCACTATAGCCCCACCAATCGATTTGGCCATCACTCTTACGGAACGGCTTACGTTTGATATCCGTCGAGCTTGTATTCCTCAAGTTCCCGACAATATGCAGTCCAACACCCGAGACGGTGATATCTTCTGTCGCATCCGCTCGGATCGGTATTGGCAACGTCGAACGATCCAACGTTAACTGCTGTGTTTCGTGTGGGTATTCACGCCGCCGCGGCCTTTGGATTTTTAATTCTGACCAGATCTGTAATTCTTCATATTCAAGCCGCTTGTCTAATAGGTCTGAACTATCCTCTCGCTTGGCTTCTTCATAGGCATACTTTGCGAGTTCTGCCTCTGCCGCCAGACTGCGGATCGTAGCCTGCATATGTTCCGGGATGTTCTCCAAAACGGTGTGCTTGTAGTACGCAGTCTCTTCAGCCGTCTGCACCTCAGCCTCGCGCCAGGTGATTTCTTGATTCCATTTTTTTTCAAGCACGTACTCACGCCGCCGCATAATGTTGGATGTGTTTTTTTGCAGCCGTGCCAAGATTGCTGTCCTGCGTGATTCCAGTTCGTCCTTGGGCAAGTTTGCCAGCGTGCTTAGGTCATACCACAGCCGATCGAGATATTGCTGAAAGCGTTCAAGCTGTTGGTTATAAATGTCGATTTCATCTTTCTTCGACAGCCCATAATTGTTCGGGTCCGCCACGTACTTGATATAGAACGACGTCGCATCCTTCGCTTTGTTGATTTCCCATTCTCTTGAAAGCAGTTGATAGGACAATGCCAAATCAAACCCCGACACATCTCTCGCAATGGTGAATCCATTACGATCAAGTATACGACCGCGTACGGTCGGGACGAGCGTCGTTGTCTCTAGCGATCGTTGCGTCTGGTCAATCGCAATCTGCTTTGACTCGCCTGAGCCAAGTGAGATCGCACGAGCCATGAGAATGAAAAAAATTGCGCAAACCAATACACCCAGCAGAAGCAATCTGCGATGGAACATGCTGGGAATGAGCTGGCGCAGAGCGCGGCGCATGGGCGATTCCTTGCGGGATTCGGTTGAGTTTCATCCAGCCCCACACAGTGAGGATCAGGCCGCATCTGCGCGAATATCAGAATATCCGCGCATTAAATAATTACAGCAACCTATTGTCTGGTTATCGGCCAGAAGATCAAACAGGCTGCAGTTTGATGGAAACGAGTTACAACCAATTGTGTCCGCTCAATATCTCACGTGACCCAGCGAGGAACGATAAGTTATCTCGCGCATGGCAATCCCTGGCGTGATCGCTTAAAAATCACATCAATCGCAGGTTAGCATTGTTAAAACAAATGCAGTGAGATGGTATTAGTTCGTTTTCGCAACAGCCACACGAGCACGCGCGCGTTGGACACTCTTGTCGTGTTCGTCTAGCTCAGCACCGGTCTTCGCTTCTTCAGCTAATAGCGATTCGAGCTGCTGCTCGGCTTCGGTGACAGTTAATTCCGTTGCCAGCGTTGCTTCGTCAGTGATGATCGATAGGACATCATCCTTCACTTGAACGAATCCGCCACCGATGAAATACGAATCAGACGAGCCATCCGCCAGATCTAGACGCAGGTGGCCATAACCCAGTTTAATCAACATGGGCGCTTGGAGATGCTCAACACCTATCTTGCCATCATGTGCAGGAATGGAAGCATAGACGATTTTCTCATCGAGAATTGCTGCGCCCGGGGTTACAAGCGTGCACTGAAAGGTTGCTTTGGAAGCCATGGGTGAATCTCCGTATTCGAGTCTGATGTGGCTTATGATATCGAGGAACCCCGCTTGGGTCTAGATCCTGCTGCATAACCAAACGAACCTAATTCACCTATCCCAATCACTGATCAACAGAGTGACCTGTCGTGTGAATATCACTGACCTCCTCCAACGCAGCAGCTTAAAGGTGATCACGGAGGAATTTGCCTGTGTATGACTTCTTGTGTTTCGCAACCTGCTCAGGGGTTCCTTCAGCCACAATATTCCCGCCCTTATCACCGCCCTCAGGGCCAAGGTCAATAATCCAATCCGCACATTTGATCACATCCATATTATGCTCGATGACCACCACCGTATTCCCCGCATCCACCAGCCGATCCAGCACATGGATCAACTTCTTCACATCGGCGAAATGCAGTCCTGTTGTGGGCTCATCTAATACAAACAACGTATTACCAGTCGATCGTTTGCCTAATTCTGTTGCCAACTTCACACGCTGCGCTTCACCACCTGACAGCGTTGTCGAAGCCTGTCCAAGCTGGATATACGAGAGCCCCACATCATTCAACGCTGTCAAAACCCGCTTCACATCCGGGAATGCGTCAAAGAATTCAAGCGCCTGCTCAACTGTCATCTCAAGCACATCTGCAATCGTCTTGCCTTTGTAATGCACTTCCAGCGTTTCGCGGTTATACCGATGCCCTTTGCACTCATCACATTGAACATATACGTCAGGTAAAAAGTGCATCTCGATCTTCTTCGTTCCCTGCCCCTGACATGCTTCGCATCGCCCACCTTTAACATTAAACGAGAATCGACCTGGCTTGTACCCGCGAATTTTCGATTCTTTTGTTTTCGAGAACAAATCACGTACCGAGTTAAACACGCTCGTATAAGTAGCTGGATTCGACCGTGGTGTCCGCCCAATCGGCGACTGATCCACTTCAATAATCCGGTTAATGTGCTCAACACCCTTTAGCCCCGCATGCAGTCCCGGCTTCTCCTTCGAACCCAACAATTCTCGTTTCGCGGATCGCAGCAAAATACGATTCACCAACGTCGATTTGCCCGAACCCGACACCCCCGTTACTACAACCAATCCGCCCAATGGGAAACGCACATCAACATCATTCAGGTTATTTTGCGCCGCCTTCTTCACTGTCAGCGCAGGCCCCTTTCCATTCAACGGCCTCCGCTTATCCGGCGTATGAATCGCTTCCATCCCATTCAAAAATTTAGCCGTCAACGATTTCTTATTCTTAAGCACTTCATCCAATGTTCCCTGCGCCACAATCTCGCCGCCATGCACACCAGGCCCCGGCCCAATGTCGATCAGATGATCCGATGCGCGAATCGTATCCTCATCATGCTCAACCACCAGTACCGTATTCCCAATATTCGTCAGATGGCGTAACGTCGTAATCAGCTTCTGATTATCCCGTTGATGCAGCCCGATCGTCGGCTCATCCAATACATAACAACAACCCACCAAACCTGAACCCACCTGCGTTGCCAATCGAATCCGCTGCGCTTCGCCACCCGACAATGTTCCTGTCCCACGGTTCAAATTCAAATACCCCAAACCAACCGACAACATAAACCCAAGCCTTGCCCGTACCTCTTTCAAGATTGGCTCTGCAATAATCGTTTCCTCATCCGAAAGCTTCAAGCTCTCAAAAAATTCCGAGGCATGTTCAATCGTCATCGTCACCACATCATTAATGTTGTACGACTTTACGACTTTTTTATTTCTGACCTTTGTCTCTGTATCAAGAAACACATTGAGTGATTCTTCACGTAGCCGCGCTCCATCACACGTCTCGCACGCCGCTTCCGACAGATACGCTGCAATAAAATGCTTAAAATTCTCTGACTCCGTGTTCTCAAGCCGCCTCTGCAAGTTCGGGATCACTCCTTCAAAAAACGAGCCATACTTCGACTCATCGCGTGAGTTGGTCCCATGCAACAAAATCCGCTGAATCGGCTTCCCCAACTTCTTCCAAGGTGTCTCCGCATCAACCTCAAAATCCTTACAAAATTTCCGGATCGCCCGTGCGTAATAAATCTTCATCCGCTTCCCACCAAACCGCCACGGCTCAATCGCCCCTGTACTCAGCGTCTTATCCTTATCCGCTACCACCAACTCAGTATCAAACTCAAATCGGATCCCCAGTCCTGAACACGACGGGCAAGCACCATACGGCGAGTTAAACGAAAACAGCCGCGGCTCCAAATCCTCAAGCGCGCACTCCGGGTGCTTCGGACACGCATACTTCTCCGAGTACAACGTGTCATGCCAAACCTCCCGATCCTCTGCATCATTCACCGTCACAACAACCAATCCATCCGCTAACTTGAGCGATAGCTCCGTCGAATCCGCGACCCGTGAACGCACACCGCTTTCCGGATCATCTTTCCCCTCGTCACGGATCACAATCCTGTCCACGATCGCTTCGATCGTGTGCTGCTGATACCGCTGCGTCTTCGTCGTGAACGGTGTCCCTGCTTTTGACTCCGCAATCTCCCGTAAATCCATGATCTCGCCATCCACCCGCGCCCTCACAAACCCCTGCCGCGTCATCGCCTCAAAGATCTCTTTATGATGCCCCTTCTTCCCCCGAATGATCGGCGACAAAATCATGATCCGCGTACCATCCGGATTATCCAAAATATGATCCACAATCTGCGTCGCTGACTGGGATGCAATCGGATCACCACACACCTTCCCCGTCTTCTCATCCTTATGCCAACACCGCGGATGCCCTGCCCTTGCAAACAGCAACCTCAGATAGTCATAAATCTCAGTCGTCGTTGCGACCGTCGATCTTGGGTTGTGCGAAGCCGACCTCTGCTCAATCGCAATCGTGGGTGGCAACCCTTCAATCGACTCAATATCTGGCTTCTGCAACTGATCCAAAAACTGACGCGCGTACGCCGACAGCGACTCCATATATTTACGCTGCCCCTCAGCATAAATCGTGTCGAACGCCAGCGACGATTTCCCCGAACCGGACAACCCCGTCACGACCACCATTTGATCGCGTGGGATGTCAATATCCACCGACTTAAGATTGTGCTCCGAGGCACCACGTACTGAGATCTGGGTCTTGGCCATGTGCAGGATTGTATCTGGGTGTTTCGTTCGGGTAAAGTTTGGGTATTGATTCGTCAATCAACACCAAGTTCTTGCTGGTAAAACTAACCCCACAGCCCCGTATATTATTCGCAGCCAACACCAGCTCTCTCTCACCAGAATCTAATCGTTGATAAGCCCATTCATTACCCCATCAGCATTCACAAAAAGCTGCACGATTTTGCAAAAAGCCGATTGTCAGTTTCCTCCCAATCTACTAACCTCTCCTGATATCGCTTTTGATGCTCCTTTTACCATCTGGGCGGTTGATAAAACTCTCGTCGTAGAGTTCACTTTTTATGGATCTATCGGGCTGAGGAAAGGTTTGAATAATGGCTAAAGTGAAATATGGATTTATCGGTGCGGGCTCAATTGCGCGCTGGCGGCACCTTAACGAATGCGCCAAAATCAACGGCGCTGAGATCGCAGCCATCTGCGATATTGACAAAAAGCGCGCCCAAGAGCGAGCCGAAGAATTCGGTGGCACCGTCTACACCGATTACAAAAAAATGCTCAAAGACGCTGACATCGACGCCGTTATCGTCAGCACACCCAACAAACTCCACGCACCCATGACCATCGCAGCGTTCAAAGCAGGCAAGCATGTTCTTGTCGAAAAACCCATGGCCACCACGCGCCTCGAAGCCAAGAAAATGATCGAAGCCGCCAAGGCCGCTCGCAAGTATCTCATGGTAGGCCAAAACCAGCGTCTCATGCCACCTCACGTCCGAGCTAAAGAA contains these protein-coding regions:
- a CDS encoding penicillin-binding transpeptidase domain-containing protein; this translates as MRRALRQLIPSMFHRRLLLLGVLVCAIFFILMARAISLGSGESKQIAIDQTQRSLETTTLVPTVRGRILDRNGFTIARDVSGFDLALSYQLLSREWEINKAKDATSFYIKYVADPNNYGLSKKDEIDIYNQQLERFQQYLDRLWYDLSTLANLPKDELESRRTAILARLQKNTSNIMRRREYVLEKKWNQEITWREAEVQTAEETAYYKHTVLENIPEHMQATIRSLAAEAELAKYAYEEAKREDSSDLLDKRLEYEELQIWSELKIQRPRRREYPHETQQLTLDRSTLPIPIRADATEDITVSGVGLHIVGNLRNTSSTDIKRKPFRKSDGQIDWWGYSANNDSAGLTGIEATMEDTLRGKRGYQIKELGEVVEEQQPLRGKDVRLSLDILLQGRIQALLSPQYGFFQVQQWHKFDDYPQPKGTPLAGSVVVLDIETSEILAAVSAPNYSLEQWRDPIKRKQILEDYYNLPTRFRPIAQPYAPGSTVKPLIYAAAVTDGIIGATESIYCNGVFNKDRPEQFRCWIHKQFMSEHKNRTGVTALAVSCNIYFYTLGQRFGVVNIVNWFKRFGLGEKPNTLVNGETAGGLPDLSKNYSVSDAINMGIGQGPMSWSPVQAAGAYAALARGGEYISPTFVVPEDRPKDKPQTTRSLGLKSTAYKTALMGLHSVVNTNEGGGHTLVYDDASGQQVREKIFDQPDLDIAGKTGTAQSWHQRQPIYDENGKIAGWGEILKRGDHGWFISLVKRKDDRDYKYVVLAVTDYGGSGGRASGPIVNQVLHAMKAEGYLTGKRRNTKDEMNQQGGNH
- a CDS encoding F0F1 ATP synthase subunit epsilon — encoded protein: MASKATFQCTLVTPGAAILDEKIVYASIPAHDGKIGVEHLQAPMLIKLGYGHLRLDLADGSSDSYFIGGGFVQVKDDVLSIITDEATLATELTVTEAEQQLESLLAEEAKTGAELDEHDKSVQRARARVAVAKTN
- the uvrA gene encoding excinuclease ABC subunit UvrA, coding for MAKTQISVRGASEHNLKSVDIDIPRDQMVVVTGLSGSGKSSLAFDTIYAEGQRKYMESLSAYARQFLDQLQKPDIESIEGLPPTIAIEQRSASHNPRSTVATTTEIYDYLRLLFARAGHPRCWHKDEKTGKVCGDPIASQSATQIVDHILDNPDGTRIMILSPIIRGKKGHHKEIFEAMTRQGFVRARVDGEIMDLREIAESKAGTPFTTKTQRYQQHTIEAIVDRIVIRDEGKDDPESGVRSRVADSTELSLKLADGLVVVTVNDAEDREVWHDTLYSEKYACPKHPECALEDLEPRLFSFNSPYGACPSCSGLGIRFEFDTELVVADKDKTLSTGAIEPWRFGGKRMKIYYARAIRKFCKDFEVDAETPWKKLGKPIQRILLHGTNSRDESKYGSFFEGVIPNLQRRLENTESENFKHFIAAYLSEAACETCDGARLREESLNVFLDTETKVRNKKVVKSYNINDVVTMTIEHASEFFESLKLSDEETIIAEPILKEVRARLGFMLSVGLGYLNLNRGTGTLSGGEAQRIRLATQVGSGLVGCCYVLDEPTIGLHQRDNQKLITTLRHLTNIGNTVLVVEHDEDTIRASDHLIDIGPGPGVHGGEIVAQGTLDEVLKNKKSLTAKFLNGMEAIHTPDKRRPLNGKGPALTVKKAAQNNLNDVDVRFPLGGLVVVTGVSGSGKSTLVNRILLRSAKRELLGSKEKPGLHAGLKGVEHINRIIEVDQSPIGRTPRSNPATYTSVFNSVRDLFSKTKESKIRGYKPGRFSFNVKGGRCEACQGQGTKKIEMHFLPDVYVQCDECKGHRYNRETLEVHYKGKTIADVLEMTVEQALEFFDAFPDVKRVLTALNDVGLSYIQLGQASTTLSGGEAQRVKLATELGKRSTGNTLFVLDEPTTGLHFADVKKLIHVLDRLVDAGNTVVVIEHNMDVIKCADWIIDLGPEGGDKGGNIVAEGTPEQVAKHKKSYTGKFLRDHL